The nucleotide window TGCGGAAGAAGTTGGGCAGGTCCGGGGCGCCGAGGAAGCGCGTCTCGCGCTTGGCGTCACGGAAGCGCGCGTGGAGCGCGGGCGCGGTCTCGACGGCGCGCATGAAGTGGCCCTCGACGTCGTCCTGGATGGCCTCGAAGTCGGCGCGCGGCCAGTTGACCACGCCCATGGTCAAGCCGTCGTTGGTGGGCGCGACCGCGAAGGCGCGGCGCGGGCGGATGTAGCCCTCGAAGCGGTCGACGGGTAGCCCGCGCCAGTAGGCATAGTTGGCGACGGAGAGGGTCGGCTGCTCGTTGTAGCGTTCTGCCCGGACCGCCTTGGCGACGAGGGAGTGCTGCCCGTCGGCGCCGATCACGACGCGACCACGGTGCTCGTGCGACTTGCCGTCTTTCTGGTGGCCGCGAACGCCCACCACCGCACCGCCCTCGACGAGGACGTCGTCGACGATGAAGCCCTCCCGCACATCGACGCCCGCCTTGCGGGCCGCCCGCACGAGGAGCTGGTCCAGCACGGTGCGCCGCGGGCAGATCGCGTAGCCCACGCCTTCCACGGGGCGCACGGGCCCGGCGACGGTGAAAGGCCCGAAGTCCAAGGCGTATTCGCGGAAGGGTGGGCAGCCGCTCTTCTGGAGCGCCTCCGTCAGCCCCCAGCGCTCGAGGGCGGCCACGCCGGGGGGATGGATGACGTGGGTCGAGAGCGTGTCGCTCGGGAAGGTCGCCTTGTCGACCAGGAGCACGCGGTGCCTTCTCCGCGCGAGGAGCATCGCCGTCGGTGCGCCCGCGCAACGGGCCCCCACCACGATCGCGTCGTACCGCTTGGCCATCTCCGCGGCCTCCTCCCGGAAGGGTAACAGCAAGTCCCGGTCCCGAGGTTCCTTTGTGACGAATTATCGCCGGTTCGGCGCACCTTTAGAGCTAGCGTAGTCGCGAGAAACGCGCGTCACGCGCGAGGGGAGGCGCCTCATGAAGCTGCTCACGGACTATCTGACGGTTCTGGGCTGGGCAATCGTCGGTGCCGTCGCGATGGCGATCGCGCTTGCCCTGCTGCTGCGCGTCTTCGCGTGGCTCACGCCGGTCGACGAGTGGGCCGAGCTGCGCGGCGGCAACGTGGCGGTGGCCATCGTGGTGGGCGCGGTGGTCGTCGCCTTCGCCCTCGTGATCGCGGCAGCGATTCCGTCGCCGTCGCTCCTGCGCTAGGAGGCCCTCATGACGCTACTCATCCTGGCCCTCATCGTGGGCGGCGCGCTGATCATGGTCGGCCTGGCCATGCCGCGGACCACGCCCGAGGTGGCGGGACGCAAGGCGGATCAGGCCCGCGTGCTGCGCGGCATCCTGCCCACGCTCGGCGTGATCCTGATCATCCTGGGCGTCGTGGGCGCCTCGTTCCGCATCGTCCCGGGCGGCAACGTGGGCGTGCAGGTGCTCTTCGGCCGCATCATCGATCAGCCGCTGACCGAGGGCCTGAACCTGATCAACCCCTTCAAGCAGGTGCAGTTCATGTCCGTGCGCACGCTCGAGATCTTCGAGCACGCGGACGTGCCCAGCAAGGAGGGCCTGACGGTGGGGCTCGAGGTCTCGGCGCTCTATCACCTGGATGGCAAGTCGGCGCCCACCGTGTACCGGAGCCTCGGGGACCAGTACGCGCGCGTCTACATCCTGCCGCAGCTCCGCTCCGTCATCCGCGGCGCCACCGTGAACCACGAGGCGAAGGATCTCTACACGTCGGGGCGTGAGGTGATCACGCAGCAGATCTACGACGACCTCCACAAGACGCTCAGCGAGCGCGGGATCGTGCTCGAGAAGGTGCTGCTGCGGAAGATCGTGCTGCCCAAGATGGTGGAGGACGCCATCAACTCCAAGCTGGCCGCCGAGCAGGACGCCGAGCGCATGCGCTTCGTGCTGCAGAAGGAGCGCCAGGAAGCGGAGCGCAAGCGCGTGGAGGCGACGGGCATCGCCGACTTCCAGAAGACGGTGAGCCAGGGCATCTCGGATCCCTTGCTCAAGTGG belongs to Candidatus Methylomirabilota bacterium and includes:
- a CDS encoding prohibitin family protein → MTLLILALIVGGALIMVGLAMPRTTPEVAGRKADQARVLRGILPTLGVILIILGVVGASFRIVPGGNVGVQVLFGRIIDQPLTEGLNLINPFKQVQFMSVRTLEIFEHADVPSKEGLTVGLEVSALYHLDGKSAPTVYRSLGDQYARVYILPQLRSVIRGATVNHEAKDLYTSGREVITQQIYDDLHKTLSERGIVLEKVLLRKIVLPKMVEDAINSKLAAEQDAERMRFVLQKERQEAERKRVEATGIADFQKTVSQGISDPLLKWKAIEVAHELSKSPNTKIVVLGDKSGLPIILSDHTGK
- a CDS encoding NAD(P)/FAD-dependent oxidoreductase: MAKRYDAIVVGARCAGAPTAMLLARRRHRVLLVDKATFPSDTLSTHVIHPPGVAALERWGLTEALQKSGCPPFREYALDFGPFTVAGPVRPVEGVGYAICPRRTVLDQLLVRAARKAGVDVREGFIVDDVLVEGGAVVGVRGHQKDGKSHEHRGRVVIGADGQHSLVAKAVRAERYNEQPTLSVANYAYWRGLPVDRFEGYIRPRRAFAVAPTNDGLTMGVVNWPRADFEAIQDDVEGHFMRAVETAPALHARFRDAKRETRFLGAPDLPNFFRKPYGPGWVLVGDAGYHKDPITAQGISDAFRDAEAMAAALHEVFTARRSFDEALGRYQHARDEAALPMFALTCQLANLAEPVPADLVQLLEAMQGNREAMSDFISMLAGVIPAPQFFAEKNLARIQARRP
- a CDS encoding DUF350 domain-containing protein, with product MKLLTDYLTVLGWAIVGAVAMAIALALLLRVFAWLTPVDEWAELRGGNVAVAIVVGAVVVAFALVIAAAIPSPSLLR